The sequence TCTAGTGTTGATTTTAAAAACAGCTGTCTTTTTCATTAAAAAACCATATCTGACAGGAGTATTTACACGTTTCCAACAAATAAGAAAGCGCTCACTTTCCGTTAGACAAAGAAAAATCCTTACTTCTAAAACGGTAAGGATTACTGCTCTGCTTCAGTATTCTGAAGGTGTTTTTCAGGTCTTTCTAATTGTGTCAGAAAACCGACAGTTGTTTATTTGCCTTTCTTAAACTTCAATCCAAGTATCCCGCAACTCTTCCAACATCACTCGGCTTCTTGCTATATCTTCCGGTTGTTTAGATATATTTGCCTTAATGATTTCAGTCATCAGATAGTCATAAAGCTGGTTCAAATTTCCAGCTACTTCTCCGCCGTTTTCAAAATCCAATGTACTCATCAATTCACGAATAATATCTTGAGCTTTGATTAATGCATTTCCAGTAGCTTCGATTTTCTTTTCAGCTGCTGAAAGTTCAGCCAACTTTAAGTTTTTTATGGCTCCTTCATACAGTAAAATAACCAGTTTTTTAGGTGTTGCGTTCAAGATTTGGTTTTGTTTATAGACATCAGGTATATTCCGATTGTATCCCATTGTATAGTCTCCTTTTATATTCTTTTTTAATTATGCTTCAGTTTTTATCCATCCGAAATTGACTATTTTGTTCAGAAGAAAAGACGTTGATCTTTTTTATCAGAACCCGATAAAAGAATGATCACCGTCTTTTATTTGTCTATGCTTAATAAGAGCCCATGTTCTTTTGCAAACCATTGCGCAAAAACCAGTTAATGCATCATAGTCCT is a genomic window of Carnobacterium sp. CP1 containing:
- the fliS gene encoding flagellar export chaperone FliS; protein product: MGYNRNIPDVYKQNQILNATPKKLVILLYEGAIKNLKLAELSAAEKKIEATGNALIKAQDIIRELMSTLDFENGGEVAGNLNQLYDYLMTEIIKANISKQPEDIARSRVMLEELRDTWIEV